The segment GCAAACCGAACAGATTAAAAAACACATTGGTTATATGAGCCAAAAGTTCTCACTTTATGAAGACCTTACTGTAAAAGAAAATATCAGATTTTATGCAGGAATTTACGGAATGAGAAACAGAGAAATTAAAAACAAAACCAATAAATTATTAAAAAAGTTAAATTTCTCACATGCAAAAGATAAAAAGATAGGAGATATTCCACTCGGATGGAAACAAAAATTGGCATTTTCAACAGCAGTTTTTCATAATCCGAAAATTGTTTTTTTAGATGAACCAACCGGAGGAGTTGACCCGGTTACAAGAAGACAATTTTGGGATTTAATATATGAAACAGCTAATGACGGAATAACTGTTTTTGTAACAACACATTATATGGATGAAGCTGAATATTGCGACAGAGTTTCAATTATGGATGAAGGGAAAATTGTAGCATTAGATACACCTGTTAATTTAATGAAAAAATACAAATCTAAAAATATGGATGAAGTTTTTTTGAAGATTGCAAGGTGACAGTTGGCAGTCGGCAATCGACAGAATATGATAAATATCTCATTTATAATGATATATAAAAACATCAATAAAAATAAATATTCATTAAAATTAAAAAATTATGGGATTTAGAGAGTTAAAAGTTTACCAATTGGCATTCAAATTAGCTATGGAAATTTTTGAAATGACTAAAACATTTCCAAAAGAAGAAAAATACTCATTAACTGACCAAATAAGACGTTCATCACGTTCAGTTTGTGCAAATATCGGTGAAGCATACAGAAAAAGAAGATACCCGAAACATTTTATCAGCAAATTAAGCGATAGTGATTCAGAAAATACAGAAACAC is part of the Bacteroidales bacterium genome and harbors:
- a CDS encoding ABC transporter ATP-binding protein, whose protein sequence is MTKTPIISAKNLTKKFGNFTANDNLNFEVFQGEIFGFLGANGAGKTTAIRILCGLSSPTSGEINVAGYDVYKQTEQIKKHIGYMSQKFSLYEDLTVKENIRFYAGIYGMRNREIKNKTNKLLKKLNFSHAKDKKIGDIPLGWKQKLAFSTAVFHNPKIVFLDEPTGGVDPVTRRQFWDLIYETANDGITVFVTTHYMDEAEYCDRVSIMDEGKIVALDTPVNLMKKYKSKNMDEVFLKIAR
- a CDS encoding four helix bundle protein, translated to MGFRELKVYQLAFKLAMEIFEMTKTFPKEEKYSLTDQIRRSSRSVCANIGEAYRKRRYPKHFISKLSDSDSENTETQVWLDFSLSCKYINREKYNDLTSKSEEVGKLLGYMMNNPEKFK